ACTCTATTAAGTTTATCGAAAGTAAAACGATTATGTTCCAGCACTTGGCTGCCCTGGTGGTTAGTAATAAGCTTTTGCTCAATTCGACCAAGATCATCGTATATATAATTAAGGATACCAACGGAAGGGGACACGATTTTCGCTTTCTCACTTAACCCATTCCAATCAATACTGATCTCATTATTTAATGGGTCCTTAACCGATATCAACCGTCCTAAGCCATCATAATCGTAGCTATAGGTATTCTTGTTACCGTTTGTAAAGGCTAAAACCTTTTGGGAAGGGCCTGACAAAACATACTCAAATTTCTCTTGCCATACCCCGTCAAAGCTAAAATATCCGGTTTTAAACTCTTTTTGATAACCTTCCCACTTGTATTCGTGAGTTTTACCATTAGGGTATACCTTCTTCAGCAGTCGTCCCAGGTGGTCGTAACTAAGAGAGATCATCTTCTCATTGGCAGGAAGGTCGAGATACCCTAGCTTGAATAGTTCACCTATATTTTCCTTTAAAAAAAACGGAAAAAACTGTGATTTTATCTTTCCCTTCGCATCTGGGATCAGAAACTCGTTTACCCTTGCCCCTTTAACTAGGGTTCCATCAGACTTAGCTTCAGCCTGAGCAAGCTTGGCTCTTACAATACCATATTGATCTGAGAAGTTCAGATACTGGAAGGTACCACTGTTTGAGGGCAAACTATGGCTCATTAAAACACGATCCCAGGACTGAAAATCTCCCCATTTGTATCTAAATTCGACCTTAAGTCCTGACAGGGCATTGAATTTCGATACGACCCGACCCAAGGAGTCATACTCAAAGTAGGTAGCAACTTTGTTGGCGTTGGTAAGCTTAAGGAGACGACCATTTCCTTCGCAGCTGAGACCAAAGAGCGTCATCTCCTCGGCTACCTGATCACAGTCATAAATCGCTTCTTGCGATTGCTTTAAGGGGTTGACAACCGTTTTTAGAAAAGTGCCATCCAACCAAGTATAAGTGTATTTGTTTGAACCGTGTGACTCTGTTAGAGGATTGCCATACTCATCGTAGGTGAAGCTTGTAGTCTTATAGGAAGCATCCCGAATCCATTGCTTTTCATTATCGAGTAAGCCGTTGGGGAAGTATTCATATTTCTTCTCCAAGACCTTTCTATCATCTAGGTAGCTTGCATCGTTCTCGATGAGAAGGTAGTTATGATCGTCATAGAAACTATCATCGTACTCTATTATCTGCTCAAGAGAGCGAGCATCTTGGGGCTTGCTATGTGTATCGAGAAATACTCTCTTGTATGAAGTTCTAGCACCATACTGGTCGCAGTCCAGAGTTTCTTGAATCCCTCCAAAAACAACTTGATCTCCCTTTAAGTAATCATCCCCTCTAAAGTGTCTAGTAACCTTCTTTTTAAGGCAAACGACGTGGCTTTGTTGATAGGACTTGAGGTTGAACTCGAAATCCGTCTGAACAGAGTCACCTGGTTTACCCGATACCAAAGATTGCTCACGGCTATGTTGAATTAGACTCACTTCGGGCAGAGTATGTATCTCTAGCTTTTTTGTAATCAGTTCTTTGAGGTAGGTATTCTCTTCTAAAGCCAGCTCAACAGTGCTCTTGGGTTGCCCAGAGAAAGCATAGCCGCCATCATTAGCACTGCCATCATAGTATGTTTTTTTAACTAAGTTGCTATCTTCAAGAGATCTTCCAATCGTCACAACGTCGACATTTTTAAACCCGATAAACTCTCGCCTAGAATAATCATAATGGCCGTCGTGATAGTAAAACTCAGACACCTTAGTCTTCGTATGAGGGACCTGAGTGACGACCCTCTTAACCAGACTGATGGCTCTAGGCAGCGCCCTAGTATTAGAATACTTCTGCTTAACGTCACGAAGGTACTCAGCAGTGGAGCTAGTATAGGCGATACTTGTTCGAAGACCATTATCGTGACTTACTCGCGTCAAAAGACCAGACTTTACTAGCTCCTTTCCTGAACTCTTTCGATTAAAATCGATCATATAGATTCTATCAGAGTATGAAAATAAGATCTCTTCCATACCATCGCCATCTATATCCAAAACCCTTGAAAACTCGGGCTCAGTTGGCAAAAGATTGGGCCTCGGAGCATCCTCTTTTTGAACCAAGATCAAATCAAACACGGATCTCATCCTGCCATTGCTACGGTTAAGAAGTATACGTAGCTCACCCCGGTTTCTGCTATTTACATTCACCAGGTCTTTAAGTCCATCGCCATTGGCATCGACAAACCAGCTATCTGATAGTTCTCTTAGAGAAATGTTTCTATCGAATGTAGTAAGATTTCCTCCCCCATATTCTGCTGGTTTTGTTCCAGCCAAAGCAGCAAATAGCGGCTTATCAGTTGCTTGAAAGAGGTTCCCTTGATTAAAATAGGTACGAAATCCCGACCTTTCTAAGAAGACTAGATCAACTAGACCATCAGCATTCATATCACGAAGCCTAAAATACTCCGATTCATCATCAAAGGTATTCGGACCTAGCTTTTCTGTTTGATGCGAAGGTATCTCTCTCTGAAACTCGCGAAACTCTTTCCCTTCATGATTAACTAGAACCTTAAAACTGTATCTTCGCCCAATCTTAACTATAGTGATAATGTCGGACAGCCCATCACCATCAATATCCACAAAGCGAGAATACTTCCCTTTAAAGTCAGAGGGACGCCAGCTTTTGGGTAACACCATTTTATTGCTAGTAGAAAAGAACTCTGAAGTCTTGCTTTTTTGTCCGCCGTACCAGGTAAGATAGTAATTCGAATCGGAGTCTTTTCTGAGGCTTATCTCAATGATATCAGAAACTCTATCGCCATCCATATCATTTAGGCGAAAAAACCAAGTATCTAACCTTCCAGTGGTGAGTATGTTAGACTTTTCTTCTAATAGCTCCTCTCTCTCCTGACTCCCATCCACCCCGTGACGCCCGCTGTTGATACTATAAAGTAGTTTTCTTCCAGACCTTAAAATATCTGGGAGGCTATCTTGATTGAGGTCGATAAGAATATTATCGCGATCGAATGCCGAGTTGAATCCATTTACCGGAAAAATAAGCTGTCTCTCACTCTCATCGCCATAACTCATCCAGCTACTGTAGGTAAAGTGCTTCTCTGGATGGCGCTCTTCAACTCGTATGTAGTCCTCTTCGGAGGCAAACTCATAGATATCTTTAAGGCGGACAGAAGTGTTGATATCCTTGTCTTCCACTCTATGGGCGCGAAGCAAAGACTCTCCCACAGTTGAACCGGTTGCTTTACAATCTGGAGCAACAAGAGTCCCTTGAAGATGAGGGCCGTCATAGTTAAAACAATACTTTTTCCAAATCTGCTCATCGTAATAGATGCTTACGCTACTAGCTAGAGCCGCTTTATAGGTTGGAAAACCTTGGGAGTATGCGATGAGCGTATCGGGACGAGCGTCCGTGAAGTAGTTAAATTGGACTTTTGACTTACCGTATAGGATCTGATCAACTACCAATTGACCATGAATCTTCTTATAACGGTATTCTATAGTATTTCCCTGCTTATCTAGGTAGAAACGAGGCAGCCAAGACGATACTTTATTGCTAACTATATCTTCATGACATGGTTTCATTCGATCTTCAATATCTTGAACTATCGCACAGGGATCTGTAGGGTAATACACCTTGACCCCATCAGCTTTCTTGACAAGCCATCCCTTCTCAAAGCTCCGACTATTAATACTAAAGCCGCGGCTGTGGTATTCTACTGAGATGAATTCAGAGCTTCTTTCAAGCCTAAATGTACTAATACCTTCATCTTCACTCTCAAAGACTAAACTTTCACCCAGTTTGAAGGGGATCTTCGCATCTTTTACATGTTTAAAGTCATAGTCCGGAATACCTAGCCCAGTATCCCTTCGTATACTAGACACACTAAAACTCCACCCAATCCCTAAGGTATCAATCCCATTTCTAGAATGATAGTTTAAGCCCAACTCAGGTGAAAAGTTTGCTGGCCCCGGAGGAAGGTCGAAGGACACCCTATAAGACATTGCTCCGGTAAACTCAGAAGGGCGGGGACTTTCACCGGAGGATTGAACCGTGCCACCGGAATTAGGGCGATTGAAATTTCCATAACGGCTTGGTGATTTATCTTCAGCCCAACCATTAGTTGAAAGGCTCAGTGTTAATGCGAGTATATATCGTAAATTGATCATTTTTCTCTCGATCATAGATGGCTAGATATTAATTTTCTGGCAACTTATTATTCTGTCTGCAGCAGCGGAATCAGAGGTCTTGGTTTTTGACCAATAGGAACTCAATTGAGGAAAGTCAGCTGCAATTGATTCACAAAATTGATCGACTGTTAGATCGGTTGTAATCTTGCCGGTACAAACTAAGTTTGAGCCGACTCCACCATAGTCATAGTCACAAATATCTTCAGTTGGAGCAATTTCCTCAAGAACTTGAAACAAGCCCCAGTTAGTACAATAGTAAGATCGGCAAAGACCAGCTGCTTTCTTTTTCACTTCACGGACATCTAATTGAGATTGTAAGTTCTGGATTGTTGTTTTTTTAGATTCTATGCTGCTGATCGTGGAATCGATAGAATCGCTTGACTTATTAATCAACTCTGTGGTTGCAGTATCAATACTAGAGCTAGCCAGCAATGTCATCGCATCAACCAGGAGCAACGCTTGTCTATTGAACTCAAGATAGCGATTAAACTCTTCGGTAACCTTTTTCTCGGCACTATTATATTGCTGTTGGATAGTATGAAGATCACTAGATAAACGTTTTTGCTCTACGCTAAGCTTTGAAATAATAGACTTAGCGTCGGAAAGGAAATTTTCGCTAATCTTCTGCTTTTCAAAAAAAGCAGAATAAAACGGGCTAGCACTGCTGTTGAAGTAGAACTTTAATCTTGTATCGATAGCATCAGAAACGACAGCGGACGGCTCTCGTTTATCTTCTAGATTGCAAAGACTATCATAATCTTTTCCAAGGAACACACCACACTGTTTGTATTGTTTTTTTATAGTAGCCAGATCTTCTTCAGCCTTAAACCGACTAAAGTCTACATTTGCATAGTCTGCAGAAAGTAGAAAATCATAGCTCTTTTTGCGATAGCTGCACAATTCAGCCTTAACACGACTTTCATTTCCCCCTACAAGGGCTAGACCTCTGCCACAGTTAATAAGACCCAATAAAAAACTACTGGTATCTTTAATCTGATTTCCAACCGCCTCTTCATTTTCAGTTCGAATTAGCTGATTTTCAGCAAGGTCATAGTCTTCCGCGATGAAGCATGAGATCCCTGTCTTCAACCTTGTTTCTATGCTTGTATTCTTCTCTGGATCACAACCTTCAGCGATTGAAGCTTCAGACTGTATCCCAAGAACAATTGCTATCAATGAGATAAGCCACTTCATTGATCACCTCTCGACTTGAGTTTGATATTCTCTTTACACACTTTTCCCTTTCCCGAAAGGACTTCAGTGCAATCTCTGCGACATTTATAGTCAACATTCACATCATCGCCTACTCTCCGCCTGATGTAGTTACCAACATTAAGGCAAGATTCTAGGGAGTCAAAGGAACCAATTTTAGCAGGTTTTTCGAGCAATTCCTTCAAGTTGGTATGAGTTATAAATACTCCATGCCATAACTTCTTATCTTGATAGTCATGATATCCTTGGCTCATAGCAGATCCTAGTAGTGCACCCAGCAATAGAGCTGCCAACTTGCTTTTCAATATCTTATTCATTGATTCTGTTCTCCTATAAACCAGATATGAACACCTAGTCCTTCAATTTGAGACTCCTCACCTTTACACGGTGTAGGAATTCTTCTAGGAGGCAAAGATCCTTCAGGGTCAACGTAGAACGGATAGTGGAGCTTCCATAAACCGTTGACGGCCCTACCGGCCAATGGAAACCTGACAGCGTCACTCCGTTCCCCTAAAGATCCTGGATTGGTCATATAAACCCCACCTATAGTTCTCGCGATGCGATCTATCTCTCTAACTTGATCAAAATCAGAGTCTAGACTTCTAGAAAAGAACATCGAATATGGCAGATCGTAGCTCTCGGTAAAAAAGTATTCATAGCGATATACTCCTGAGACGAAGCGATCGTTATGATTCATCCCCATGTGCGTAAGTGTAACTGGAATCTGTCCGATAAGATCACATCTCCTGTCGAATATGAATCTCACATCGATAATCCTCTTATGGTGGTATGAGTTGAATGAGGGTGAGTTGATCTGATAGGGATTGTTTTGAAGAATCACGTCACCAAAGCTAAAGTATGTTTCCCCATTGGCTGCTAGATCTTCGAAGACAGGTGAACCTGTTAGGTCAATATAAACATGTTGCGCAAAAGTCTCTGTTTTTTCTCCCCTAACAGCATCATCGATATTTTCCTTCATCTCGTGAAGAGCAGTTGATGATGTCAAGTAGGTTGCTTGAAGCACCTCTGGACGCGGCATTGATAGACTGACTTTCTTAGTATATTCGGCCAAAGCGATATTACTCTCATAAAGCAGCTGACGCCTTTCTTCAACCAAGTCGGCAAGATTCGGCAACATATCACGGACTATCTTTTGATTACGAGAAAACCTCTGGACTGGACTATCCTGCTGATCTTTTTCTAGACTACTCGTGAGGGAATCAACGATCTCCTTACTGGTTTTGTCAATCTGAAACTGAAGAGCATTGATACTCGAATTCAGATCATCGATTTGCTGCCACCTAGTGTCATTTGTCGAGGAGCTCAGCTTGCTTAAGCTCTTTAATCGATTAAAGTAGTCCTCTTTATTATCAAATAGACTCTTTAACTCATCAACATAGTTGGTGGTATTCGATCTTATTAGAATATAGTTCTTGCTGCGAAGACTAGAGATAGCTTTGCTAATCTTCTCACTTTCATCAGTTAAAAACTCAATGTCAGATTGTAAGTCTAAAAGATTTTCCTTCATCTTCGTAACAGAGATCAGAATGTTCTTTTCGTTTAAGAGAGTATTATTTAGCTTATCAAGCTCAATGTTAAGCCTTTCAATTTCGCTTTTCTTATTGGCTATAGACTCTTCCTTAACTTTGATCGCACTCAAAATTTTAGAGAGTTGATTTCTCTCATAGCTCTCATCTTGACTTCTCTGTAGGAGCCGATATTCCAAAGCATGAAGTTGTTCTTGAGCATTTGACAATGTAGATTCGAGATTAAGAATATCTCTTTCGCAGGTATAAGTTGCTAATTGGGATCTTCCTCGTTCTATTCCAAGTTTTCTAGACTGAGTATCTTCTAAGTCTCCAAGTTCGGCCAGCTTAACAGTTGTTCTGAGAGAGGCGATACTTTTTGCTAGATTCGCTGCTGTTAGACTGTTTTCTAGCCGTTCTAATGATGTCTCAAAGGCCTTGAGATTGTTGACATACTCCAATTGACGTTCACCGAATTGAAGGGCTGATTCAGCCATGTAT
The genomic region above belongs to Pseudobacteriovorax antillogorgiicola and contains:
- a CDS encoding toxin TcdB middle/N-terminal domain-containing protein, with amino-acid sequence MINLRYILALTLSLSTNGWAEDKSPSRYGNFNRPNSGGTVQSSGESPRPSEFTGAMSYRVSFDLPPGPANFSPELGLNYHSRNGIDTLGIGWSFSVSSIRRDTGLGIPDYDFKHVKDAKIPFKLGESLVFESEDEGISTFRLERSSEFISVEYHSRGFSINSRSFEKGWLVKKADGVKVYYPTDPCAIVQDIEDRMKPCHEDIVSNKVSSWLPRFYLDKQGNTIEYRYKKIHGQLVVDQILYGKSKVQFNYFTDARPDTLIAYSQGFPTYKAALASSVSIYYDEQIWKKYCFNYDGPHLQGTLVAPDCKATGSTVGESLLRAHRVEDKDINTSVRLKDIYEFASEEDYIRVEERHPEKHFTYSSWMSYGDESERQLIFPVNGFNSAFDRDNILIDLNQDSLPDILRSGRKLLYSINSGRHGVDGSQEREELLEEKSNILTTGRLDTWFFRLNDMDGDRVSDIIEISLRKDSDSNYYLTWYGGQKSKTSEFFSTSNKMVLPKSWRPSDFKGKYSRFVDIDGDGLSDIITIVKIGRRYSFKVLVNHEGKEFREFQREIPSHQTEKLGPNTFDDESEYFRLRDMNADGLVDLVFLERSGFRTYFNQGNLFQATDKPLFAALAGTKPAEYGGGNLTTFDRNISLRELSDSWFVDANGDGLKDLVNVNSRNRGELRILLNRSNGRMRSVFDLILVQKEDAPRPNLLPTEPEFSRVLDIDGDGMEEILFSYSDRIYMIDFNRKSSGKELVKSGLLTRVSHDNGLRTSIAYTSSTAEYLRDVKQKYSNTRALPRAISLVKRVVTQVPHTKTKVSEFYYHDGHYDYSRREFIGFKNVDVVTIGRSLEDSNLVKKTYYDGSANDGGYAFSGQPKSTVELALEENTYLKELITKKLEIHTLPEVSLIQHSREQSLVSGKPGDSVQTDFEFNLKSYQQSHVVCLKKKVTRHFRGDDYLKGDQVVFGGIQETLDCDQYGARTSYKRVFLDTHSKPQDARSLEQIIEYDDSFYDDHNYLLIENDASYLDDRKVLEKKYEYFPNGLLDNEKQWIRDASYKTTSFTYDEYGNPLTESHGSNKYTYTWLDGTFLKTVVNPLKQSQEAIYDCDQVAEEMTLFGLSCEGNGRLLKLTNANKVATYFEYDSLGRVVSKFNALSGLKVEFRYKWGDFQSWDRVLMSHSLPSNSGTFQYLNFSDQYGIVRAKLAQAEAKSDGTLVKGARVNEFLIPDAKGKIKSQFFPFFLKENIGELFKLGYLDLPANEKMISLSYDHLGRLLKKVYPNGKTHEYKWEGYQKEFKTGYFSFDGVWQEKFEYVLSGPSQKVLAFTNGNKNTYSYDYDGLGRLISVKDPLNNEISIDWNGLSEKAKIVSPSVGILNYIYDDLGRIEQKLITNHQGSQVLEHNRFTFDKLNRVKQRFVNEKLAFSYQYDRKIEVSDNVKECLHGVAQYPIGKLSEVEVFGYQVPIKRFYAWDQSGNLRCDINEISERTFVESHTYDMLDRPIKIVDSIGFVREYDYQDDQYLRGIPGYADEIFYNEKGQLDSVRQDTIGLTIDYQYDPETLSLTNITSATDKGGILQKLSYQLDGLSHIVGVVDEVKNSLHQNSGARYTYDDAGQLVTWQASHSDIVETFVYDEVGNFKSNPLFSRNPMLSGKAPYQPSGTLDKPYLFDEFGRLQKSPSISAATWGYDNKLTRITTAGGGDSEFAYDHTGRRVWKSTTDNLGQRTETYFPSENYHEEHREDEIVGYSSVFFEKDRVVKVEHRPSGSKTFWSLRDHLQGSNIVLSDLGEMREQIVYSPYGTELEPSGRWKTFLDSLAFEAKPRKTSYRFTGHYKDEESNIYYAGERYYDQSIGRFISPDPLFLENPEQCLKSPIECNLYSYGKNNPMSFKDSTGLVAETPWDGYNFGLGAVSLSRNLAIGNYGWATVDAAGMLYDGVSTLVPGLPGGASTFINVMRYSDEVVDAGQATVRAGKDLLRRVGRNSQSTGTLDAIAGAKAAEQARDATAHQLKRKHATYSGGYKDGKVVSGCSSNPTGCAEDSIARQLGSDANMTKAVGWRRNKTTRELELREIPVCVNCQSKYSRGQFPKDVKFDSGGAWSN